AAGTTCAAGTCACGACGCCATGTTCATATCAAGTCCCCCTAATTACTTATAATTCAGAGTATGTGTGCAGAAATCTTAAAACTCTCTCTCCTGCACCCCTTCTCCCTTGCAGTCTTAATGATAAGTCTTTAACCGGACACGATATCAAAGGTTATGGCAATTTGGCATGGCAACTCTGTGTTTTGCAGTTTAAATGAGATATCAACAGAACGCAACAGCCACAAATCGCCAGTTGTTGACCTAAGGCTGTAGAATAACAAGAGCAAGCAACCCACAGCGCTCGGTCATCGCTTCGTTACAACTGGCTAGTAATGTACTACAAAACATATAGTAAATGTGCGATCGCTCGTTCTGTCTCTGATATCATGTCCGTTTAAACACTTATGATATCTGTGGAGGTCAGTAATTGGGAACTTGTACTCTCGCACTTGTGCCGAGCGAAGTCGAGGTAAGCCGAAGTATTGGTAATTGGTAATTGGTTTTGAGTATTACCTATTACCCATTACCTATTACCTATTACCAAGCAAACCGACTATATCGTAAGTAATTAGCCGAACTTGATATGAAGCCGCACTGTTGTTACTGTGATCAATTTCAGCGATCGCGATTACAAACTTGTTTATAGTTGATAAAATGTGTGTTTGATTACTTCTTACTTCTGTATACCTAATTATCGGTCTTCCGAATAAGTTTTTTTACCTATATAATTAGTAATTAATCTTATGTCTTACTCATCATTTGTAGCTTCCAGCCAGAAAAATATTGCCACAAAACGGGATATTAAACAGGTTCCCTTTGTTGAGCTTTTCAATCATCGTTTGCAGGGAGTTGTTTCTAGCGGTTCCGATATTGAGCGGGTTTATGTTTCTTTTTTTGAAGCGGGGACGCTGGATTTTTATTGCAGTACAAATAATAACCGTCCTTGTGGGGGTTTGCGCGGCTATCCCTGCAAGCATTTGGAAGCGGTGATGAAAGAAGCGATCGCAGCTTACGGTATTGACCAAGTTAGCAATTATCTTAAGGTTTCCGGTGATGTGAGTCAAATTAATTCGCTGGTTGACATTCTCAATCGGCGAGGTACGGTAAAAAAGGAGCCTGCAAGTGAAGTTTTCAGCCGCTTTTTAAATTACTTGGGTTACCTAGAGTTAGAAACATCAAATTCTCCACTACCTGAAATGAGTTGGTTCATTTAGTAATCCACATACATCTTTTAATATCAGTAATTGCGTTGAATCTGTGAGGATATCGTGATTACTGTAGTCAGCGATTTCCAAGAAATAAATTATTCTCAATTGTCGGGCGTGCAGGATGCCATTGGTGTCAAGTTAAGCTAGAAATAGCTTAACTGTTAGCTTTGTTACCCGCCTGGGAATAAATTCCCAGGCTAATAGCTAAACTCTACTGAAGTAGACTAAATATTTTTGGGGATATTTAGTCATCTTCAGATGACTTTTGCTATAAGCCTTGAAGTTCAGTTCCTTGCGGGACATCATTTTTACGCGATTGTTGACACCAATGGCAGGATGCCCGCCCTGAATACAATAGACGGGTGGGGACACCCCGAAGTTTGCAAGGGCGGGGGGACGCTCCTTCTCTCAAGGGGAGACGCTACGCTTTCCGTCGCTAACGCCAGTCACCTGCGGGAGGGTTTCCCTCCCGCAGTGCTGGACTCACCGCACGCAACTTTTCTCCATCCCACAAGAAGATTTGGGATATTTTTTATAATTAAAGACCCTAATATCAAGTTCGGCTAATTACTTACGATATAGTCGGTTTGCTTGGTAATAGCTAATAGGTAATGGGTAATGGGTAATGGGTAATAGGTAATGGGTAATGGGTAATGGGTAATAGGTAATGGGTAATGGGTAATGGGTAATAGGTAATGGGTAATGGGTAATGGGTAATAGGTAATGGGTAATGGGTAATAGGTAATACTCAAAACCAATTACCAATTCCCAATTACCGACCTCCACAGATATCATAAGTGTTTAAACGAACATGATATAAGTCAATATTTAGAAAAATGTCCGCAATTGCGGACATAAATGAGGTTTTCTGTCACTTGAATCGGCTACAATCATGTTGTACATGATATTTTTATTTTCAATTTTTACCATTAAAAAATCAACGCTAAAAAACTAGATATTTAGACAAAAAATATGGAATTATTTCGTACCGCAATTAGCATCCTGATTAAAATTGCGTGTACTAGACTAACTTACAATCTGCTGTAGGTATCAAAGCAAGGAAGCAAGACTGTTTTACTGATCAGGTTTGAATTTTAAAATTTAAGTCAGGGTGTGATATTTTGAGACTAAATTCACATATTTACGTCTTGTAAAATTCACAATTTCACTGCTTTTTCAATTACAAATATAAAGGTGGTCAGGTTAACAACCCCAGAAATTCCCAGTTCTGGGGTTTTACTTTTTTCCCATCTGGAAAATAGTGCGATCGTTGTAGGGACAGATTTTGTAAGAGATTAAATTAGTAGCAAGATATGCGTGCCGTACTCGTCCATACAGGAGTTAGGAGCGCCCCACAAGGGCAAGTCAAAAGTCAAAAGCTAAAATTATTTATTCTTTTGAATTTTGACTTTAATATCATGTCCTTTGCTTATTACTTATAATATGTCCGCAGCGATCGCAACGAAGTGAAGCGAAGCAATCCCAGAGTCTTTGTGATTGCTTCGCTTCCCTCCCAATGACAACTAATCAACCGGACATGATATAACTTATTGAATTCCGCCTATCAGCCATCCCCCCATCCCCTGTTACATAAATTGCAACAATACAAGGTTTGAGATTTTGGTCGGCGATACTGAGATTAACTTCATCCATCTAGGGGTAGGTTATGGACGCTTTAACTCAATTACTGTATAAATCTCCTTTATTTGTGAGTGCGCTATTGGGAGGGGTCATTTTTACCAGTTGTGCTTCTTTGGAGAATTCTTCTCCTAGTTCATTACCTGGAAGTTCAGGCGATCGCATGGCCAAGGAAGCAGCACCTGTTGCAGAACTTGCTAGCGATGTCTCTCAAGATGCAAAAGCCCCACCAATACCTCGTTCTCGCCCCCAACTAATCAAAAAAGCCGCAATGACTGTGATTGTGAACTCTGTCGATCAAAGTATTGATGCTGTCTCGCAAATTATCACCAAGCAGCAAGGCGACTTGATCGGCTTGAAAGAACAACAACCTAGAGACGATAACTCGCGTCATACTGCATCAATACAGCTACGAGTCCCCCAGAACCAGCTAGAACCTACCTTGGAAGAATTAGCCAAACTGGGAACTGTAGAAAATCGCAATATCATGGCGGAAGATGTGGGCGATCGCTTGGTGGATTCCCAAGCTAGATTAACTAATCTGCGGAAAACTGAAGCCAATTTGCAAAAAATCATGGATCGGGCGGGTTCTGTAAAAGATGTCCTCAGTGTTGCCCAACAACTTAGTAATGTCCGAGAATCCATAGAGCAAATAGATGGTCAATTAAAAAACTTACAAAATCAAGTTGCATACTCCACTATCACACTTAACCTAGAAGCAGCAGTGTCTAGCAGCAGTCCGCAGCGTGCTTTAGGTTCGCAAATTCAAGAAACCTGGAACAACTCTACCAGTTCGGTTGGTGCATTTACAGTTGGTTTATTGAAGCTGGGTATTTGGTTAATCGCTTACACACCATATTTGTTGATTTTGGCTGCTGGTGCTTATAGCTTTATCCGTTGGCGGCGAACCCATTCACTGCGTTAGACATAAACATCACAATCAGCTGATTGTCACTAGTTAAGAAATTCAATTTTATAAATTGT
Above is a window of Nostoc sp. UHCC 0702 DNA encoding:
- a CDS encoding DUF4349 domain-containing protein — translated: MDALTQLLYKSPLFVSALLGGVIFTSCASLENSSPSSLPGSSGDRMAKEAAPVAELASDVSQDAKAPPIPRSRPQLIKKAAMTVIVNSVDQSIDAVSQIITKQQGDLIGLKEQQPRDDNSRHTASIQLRVPQNQLEPTLEELAKLGTVENRNIMAEDVGDRLVDSQARLTNLRKTEANLQKIMDRAGSVKDVLSVAQQLSNVRESIEQIDGQLKNLQNQVAYSTITLNLEAAVSSSSPQRALGSQIQETWNNSTSSVGAFTVGLLKLGIWLIAYTPYLLILAAGAYSFIRWRRTHSLR